A portion of the Microlunatus phosphovorus NM-1 genome contains these proteins:
- a CDS encoding HD domain-containing protein: MSTDTERLQQIWDATLRDQPKLGTRVIARYAEPHRRYHGLEHLAAVQDRISEFATADHDVFLVRLAGFYHDAIYDVPTRELTNEDASARLSIRELSRAGLEQEDLNEIARLVRLTATHVPGSRDANGELLCDADLAVLGGSPEAYARYVAQVREEYAHVPRLDFARGRFQILRELAGRDLFNTPRGRQLNGRARFNLVAECRELVAELRAAGVSPDELGPVPGSSA, translated from the coding sequence ATGAGCACTGACACCGAGCGGCTCCAGCAGATCTGGGACGCAACGCTGCGCGACCAGCCCAAGCTCGGGACGCGAGTCATCGCCCGCTATGCCGAACCGCACCGCCGCTATCACGGCCTCGAACACCTGGCGGCGGTCCAGGACCGGATCAGCGAGTTCGCGACCGCCGATCACGACGTGTTTCTGGTCCGGTTGGCCGGTTTCTACCACGATGCGATCTACGACGTCCCGACCCGGGAGCTGACGAATGAGGACGCCTCGGCCCGGCTGAGCATCCGTGAGCTCAGCCGCGCCGGACTGGAGCAGGAGGATCTCAACGAGATCGCGCGGCTGGTGCGGCTCACCGCCACGCATGTGCCTGGTTCCCGGGATGCCAACGGAGAGCTGCTGTGCGATGCCGACCTGGCGGTGCTGGGCGGCAGCCCGGAGGCGTATGCGCGCTATGTCGCGCAGGTGCGTGAGGAGTACGCCCACGTACCCCGGCTGGATTTCGCCCGGGGGCGGTTCCAGATCCTGCGGGAGCTGGCTGGGCGTGACCTCTTCAACACGCCGCGAGGGCGTCAGCTCAACGGGCGGGCCCGGTTCAATCTGGTTGCCGAGTGCCGGGAACTGGTGGCCGAGCTTCGCGCTGCGGGCGTGTCTCCGGACGAGCTCGGACCTGTGCCAGGATCGTCCGCATGA
- a CDS encoding glycoside hydrolase family 13 protein: MSPETTAVDPRPAGWWKSAVVYQIYPRSFADYNGDGMGDLPGILGKLDYLKQLGVDVVWLSPVYKSPQDDNGYDISDYHDIDPLFGSLADLDAIIAGVHDRGMKLVMDLVVNHTSDEHQWFVESRDPASPKRDWYWWRPARPGFEPGAPGAEPTGWKAAFGGSAWEFDERSGEYYLHIFSRKQPDLNWENPTVRQAIYAMMRWWVDRGVDGFRMDVINLISKPAELADTAPPEGQAYDANFGSVMNGPRLDEFLAEMNREVGLDEQQLITVGETPGATIEVARSITDPDRHELNMVFTFEHVSLDSQPGGVKWHLAELPLPVLKKNLADWQEGLADAGWNSLYWNNHDQPRAVSRFGDDSPEFRVASAKTLGTVLHLHKGTPYVYQGEELGMTNTYFTDISQYQDLESVNYHAEALSLGLEAEAVLHSLSVKSRDNARTPMQWNDRSHAGFTEGIPWLPANPNYLVVNAEAAVADPDSVFHHYRKLIELRHENPVVVEGRFELLLPDHERLWAFVRTGADSSLLVLANLSREPLELPVAELPDLTGSTLLLGTHGAGSPTVLAPWESRILRLA, from the coding sequence ATGAGCCCCGAAACCACCGCAGTCGACCCGCGCCCGGCCGGCTGGTGGAAGTCCGCCGTCGTCTATCAGATATACCCGCGGTCCTTCGCCGACTACAACGGCGACGGGATGGGTGATCTGCCCGGCATCCTCGGCAAGCTGGACTACCTGAAGCAGTTGGGTGTCGACGTCGTCTGGTTGTCGCCGGTGTACAAGTCTCCGCAGGATGACAACGGGTACGACATTTCCGACTACCACGACATCGACCCGCTCTTCGGCTCATTGGCGGACCTCGACGCGATCATCGCCGGCGTGCATGACCGGGGGATGAAGCTGGTGATGGACCTGGTCGTCAACCACACCTCCGACGAGCATCAGTGGTTCGTCGAGTCGCGGGATCCGGCCTCGCCGAAGCGGGACTGGTATTGGTGGCGACCGGCTCGGCCCGGTTTCGAGCCAGGAGCCCCCGGGGCTGAGCCAACCGGTTGGAAGGCGGCGTTCGGCGGTTCGGCGTGGGAGTTCGACGAGCGGTCCGGGGAGTACTACCTGCACATCTTCTCCCGCAAGCAGCCCGACCTGAACTGGGAGAACCCAACAGTGCGGCAGGCCATCTACGCGATGATGCGGTGGTGGGTCGACCGCGGCGTCGACGGCTTTCGGATGGACGTCATCAATCTGATCTCCAAGCCTGCTGAACTGGCCGATACCGCGCCGCCGGAGGGCCAGGCGTATGACGCGAACTTCGGCTCGGTGATGAACGGGCCCCGGCTGGACGAGTTCCTGGCCGAGATGAACCGCGAGGTCGGGTTGGACGAGCAGCAGCTGATCACGGTCGGCGAGACGCCCGGCGCCACCATCGAGGTGGCTCGCTCGATCACCGATCCAGATCGGCACGAGCTCAACATGGTGTTCACCTTCGAGCACGTCAGCCTGGATTCGCAGCCGGGCGGCGTCAAATGGCACCTCGCCGAGCTGCCGCTGCCGGTGCTGAAGAAGAACCTGGCCGACTGGCAGGAGGGGCTCGCCGACGCGGGCTGGAACTCGCTCTATTGGAACAACCACGACCAGCCCCGAGCCGTGTCCCGGTTCGGCGACGACTCACCGGAGTTCAGGGTGGCCTCGGCCAAGACCCTCGGCACGGTGCTGCACCTGCACAAGGGCACGCCTTACGTCTATCAGGGCGAAGAGCTCGGCATGACGAACACCTACTTCACCGATATCAGCCAGTATCAGGACTTGGAGTCGGTGAACTACCACGCGGAGGCGCTGTCGCTCGGTCTCGAGGCGGAGGCGGTGCTGCATTCGCTGTCGGTGAAGAGCCGGGACAACGCCCGTACGCCGATGCAGTGGAACGACCGCTCGCACGCCGGCTTCACCGAGGGTATTCCGTGGCTGCCGGCCAACCCCAACTACCTGGTGGTCAACGCCGAGGCGGCCGTGGCTGATCCGGACTCGGTGTTCCATCACTACCGGAAACTGATCGAGCTCCGACACGAGAACCCGGTGGTCGTCGAGGGTCGGTTCGAGCTGCTGCTGCCCGATCACGAGCGGTTGTGGGCGTTCGTCAGGACTGGTGCAGACTCGAGCTTGCTGGTGCTGGCGAACCTGTCCCGGGAGCCGTTGGAGCTTCCCGTGGCTGAGCTGCCTGACCTGACCGGCTCGACTCTGCTGCTCGGCACTCATGGTGCTGGGTCGCCGACCGTGCTGGCACCCTGGGAATCCCGCATCCTCCGGCTCGCCTGA